A genomic stretch from Schistosoma haematobium chromosome 4, whole genome shotgun sequence includes:
- a CDS encoding hypothetical protein (EggNog:ENOG410V60Z~COG:T), translated as MDDNDDQSIFQRLFWCIYQKRCHDSSGQKESELTVDTEKIIHVDKSSTIQKNYASLTNAENLDNLTNNKTSLLGLLKFCGISTDCCPILQLHTKTPDNVVRLNSPSKQYGTNSLDGTVDSVQESKDLESVIKKSPVSLSPSIANRRYQTPPPHLLTSSIMATSPPVETQLYHIQPKEFVFTQACKPMPSSLMLQNNSLGAFTLTPTQLFHNPLILNTSADVLHSHCTPCESQSAPCSQTLITTQPLPLLNLPYSHVTCPNSDTVTQELNQSSCTNTTSCTGGSTQVPKTYPGIGFTASRRARSKGLLESRRGSRTSLTLSLSPSIDSPTPSYSVGSAQFSVFGGSLDEDPCTAEVLSEENESGNNIDSVNNIDNSNILHDNSMSSSNNNKQVNSRCNYLQSLNSFSHTTIIPKQQQQNFTTTISPSTSSSSTCNNGIVNSQHNNSINDTQVGLINKGQYFVNNRCNYMCFHHHHHHHHHRHHFHHFAIHHCKLDTGFPCSLGNLTCQRNRDLEQLINASLPLTYDQLKIKLSDNSTALFQEFWDIPMNHADKKELPIPGICHKNRYQSILPSKYNLYGCLLVMYFLFITSNYQREISLFIFLINICSYPLNCLFLLLTG; from the exons ATGGATGATAATGATGACCAGTCAATTTTCCAAAGG TTATTCTGGTGTATCTATCAGAAACGATGTCATGATTCTTCTGGGCAAAAGGAATCTGAACTTACAGTGGATACAGAAAAAATAATACATGTAGACAAATCTTCTACGATACAAAAAAATTATGCTTCATTAACTAATGCTGAAAATTTAGACAACCTTACCAATAATAAAACTTCGCTTCTTGGACTTTTAAAATTTTGCGGCATTTCTACTGATTGTTGCCCAATACTTCAATTGCATACAAAAACTCCTGACAATGTTGTTCGGTTGAATTCACCTAGTAAACAATATGGTACAAACTCATTGGATGGTACTGTTGATTCAGTTCAAGAATCGAAGGATTTGGAATCTGTTATAAAAAAGTCTCCCGTATCACTTTCTCCATCAATCGCTAATCGTCGATATCAGACACCTCCTCCACATTTACTTACTTCTTCGATCATGGCAACCAGTCCACCAGTTGAAACTCAGTTGTATCATATTCAACCTAAAGAATTTGTATTCACTCAAGCATGTAAACCAATGCCTAGTTCACTTATGTTACAGAATAATAGTTTGGGTGCATTCACACTTACTCCAACACAACTTTTTCACAATCCACTCATATTAAATACATCAGCTGATGTTTTACATTCTCATTGTACACCGTGCGAATCACAATCTGCACCATGTAGTCAAACTTTAATCACAACGCAACCGTTACCTTTATTAAATTTACCCTATAGTCATGTTACCTGTCCCAATTCAGATACAGTTACTCAGGAATTAAATCAGTCGTCATGTACTAACACTACTAGTTGTACTGGTGGTAGTACACAAGTCCCGAAAACCTATCCAGGCATTGGATTCACTGCGAGTCGTCGAGCGCGATCCAAAGGTCTTTTGGAAAG TCGTAGAGGATCACGTACATCACTTACATTATCTTTATCTCCGTCAATTGATTCCCCTACTCCTAGCTATTCTGTAGGATCAGCACAGTTTAGTGTATTTGGTGGCAGTCTTGATGAAGATCCATGCACAGCTGAAGTTTTGTCAGAAGAAAATGAATCTGGTAATAATATTGATTCtgttaataatattgataactCAAACATTTTACATGATAATAGTATGAGtagttctaataataataaacaggtAAACTCCCGGTGTAATTATTTACAATCATTAAATTCTTTTTCACACACTACAATTATaccaaaacaacaacaacaaaatttcaCGACAACTATTTCACCATCAACATCTTCATCTAGTACGTGCAATAATGGCATTGTTAATTCTCAACACAATAATTCAATTAATGATACTCAAGTTGGATTAATTAATAAAGGACAATATTTTGTGAATAATCGATGTAATTACATGTgttttcatcatcatcaccatcatcatcatcatcggcatcattttcatcattttgCTATACATCATTGTAAATTAGACACTGGTTTCCCTTGTTCATTAGGCAATTTAACATGTCAACGTAATCGGGATTTAGAACAATTAATAAATGCTAGCCTACCATTAACGTACGATCAATTGAAAATTAAACTAAGCGATAATTCTACAGCTTTATTTCAAGAGTTTTGGGATATTCCTATGAATCATGCAGATAAAAAAGAATTGCCTATACCTGGGATTTGTCATAAAAATCGTTATCAATCTATTCTCCCAAGTAAGTATAATTTGTATGGTTGTCTTTTAGTAATGTATTTTCTGTTcattacttctaattatcaaCGAGAAATTagtctttttatatttttaataaatatctgCTCGTATCCACTAAATTGCCTATTTTTACTACTAACTGGATGA